A single window of Helicobacter pylori DNA harbors:
- the tlpC gene encoding methyl-accepting chemotaxis protein TlpC produces the protein MKSTRIGSKIVMMVCAVVIVISAVMGVIINHKVESVLQSQATELLQKKAQLVSFKIQGIMKRIFMGANTLEKFLSDENSAISDTLKRRMLSEFLLANPHVLLISAIYTNNNERVITAMNMDSKIAYPNTTLNENMINQIHSLKSITRSDPYYKEVNGDKIYGMDITLPLMGKNQNVIGALNLFLNIDAFYTDVIGQKKSNTFLMGKDGRLLISPNREIQDKILSAINPDKRVAKAVEYYNQNEAGTLSYHSLSGNTETFLAIQPFDLFEEKGNNGNHWRWAIGKYVNKSLVFKEATNTKFIITTTLILGVLVLAFLVFIIISNLITKRISRVNNTLNDFFNLLNNPKNNHAISLTPPSAYDEIGQMQASINENILKTQESIQADNKAIQNSIEVANFVENGDFTQEIACVPKNKDLQALRNTINSIIQYFRNQIGANIESLNNALEHYKNLDFTHHIQDPKANMEKALNTLGQEISSMLKASLGFANALNHESKDLKTCVDNLTKTAHKQERSLKNTTQSLEEITNIITTIDSKSQEMISQGEDIKSVVDMIRDIADQTNLLALNAAIEAARAGEHGRGFAVVADEVRKLAERTQKSLSEIEANINILVQSIADNAESIKMQNKGVENIHNSINALQQDVQDNLTIANHSLQVSTKIDGISQDILEDVSKKKF, from the coding sequence ATGAAATCTACAAGAATTGGTTCTAAAATTGTCATGATGGTGTGTGCGGTTGTTATTGTCATTAGCGCTGTTATGGGCGTTATTATCAATCACAAGGTTGAAAGCGTGTTGCAAAGCCAAGCCACAGAATTGTTGCAAAAAAAGGCTCAGTTAGTCAGTTTTAAGATTCAAGGTATTATGAAGCGTATTTTTATGGGCGCTAACACCCTTGAAAAATTCTTAAGCGATGAAAATAGCGCTATCAGCGACACCCTAAAAAGGCGCATGCTCTCTGAGTTTTTGCTGGCAAACCCTCATGTGTTATTGATTAGTGCAATTTATACGAATAATAACGAACGAGTCATCACTGCAATGAACATGGATTCAAAAATCGCTTACCCTAACACCACGCTCAATGAAAACATGATTAATCAAATCCATTCGCTCAAAAGTATAACCCGTTCAGATCCCTATTATAAAGAGGTTAATGGCGATAAAATCTATGGCATGGATATTACCCTCCCCCTAATGGGTAAAAATCAAAATGTGATAGGCGCGCTGAACCTCTTTTTAAACATTGACGCTTTTTATACCGATGTAATAGGCCAAAAAAAGAGCAACACCTTTTTAATGGGGAAAGATGGCAGGCTTTTAATCAGCCCTAATCGTGAGATCCAAGATAAGATTTTAAGCGCTATCAATCCAGACAAACGAGTCGCTAAAGCTGTGGAGTATTACAATCAAAACGAAGCAGGGACTTTGAGCTACCATTCATTGAGCGGGAATACAGAAACCTTTTTAGCCATACAGCCCTTTGATCTTTTTGAAGAAAAAGGGAATAACGGCAATCATTGGCGTTGGGCAATCGGAAAATATGTCAATAAATCTTTAGTCTTTAAAGAAGCGACAAACACCAAATTCATTATTACCACCACTTTGATTTTAGGCGTGCTGGTGTTAGCCTTTTTAGTCTTTATTATCATTTCCAATCTCATAACCAAACGCATCAGTAGGGTCAATAACACCCTAAATGATTTTTTCAACTTGCTCAATAACCCCAAAAATAACCATGCCATAAGCCTAACGCCCCCAAGCGCTTACGATGAAATCGGACAAATGCAAGCTTCTATCAATGAAAACATTCTCAAAACCCAAGAAAGCATTCAAGCCGATAACAAAGCCATTCAAAACAGCATTGAAGTGGCTAATTTTGTGGAAAATGGGGATTTCACGCAAGAAATCGCATGCGTGCCTAAAAATAAAGATTTGCAAGCTTTAAGAAACACGATTAATAGCATTATCCAGTATTTCCGCAACCAAATTGGCGCCAATATTGAATCCCTAAATAACGCCCTAGAGCATTATAAAAACCTGGATTTCACCCACCACATCCAAGATCCTAAAGCCAACATGGAAAAAGCGCTCAACACTTTAGGGCAAGAAATTTCTAGCATGCTTAAAGCTTCTTTAGGGTTTGCGAACGCGCTCAATCATGAATCCAAAGATTTAAAAACTTGCGTGGATAACTTGACTAAAACCGCCCACAAACAAGAAAGAAGCTTAAAAAACACCACCCAATCCTTAGAAGAAATCACTAATATTATCACAACGATTGATTCTAAAAGCCAAGAGATGATCTCTCAAGGCGAAGACATTAAAAGCGTGGTGGATATGATTAGAGATATTGCCGATCAAACGAATCTGTTAGCCCTAAACGCCGCTATTGAAGCCGCAAGAGCCGGCGAGCATGGCAGAGGCTTTGCGGTGGTGGCTGATGAAGTTAGGAAACTCGCTGAAAGGACGCAAAAATCGCTCAGCGAGATTGAAGCCAATATTAATATTTTAGTTCAAAGCATTGCCGATAACGCCGAGTCTATCAAAATGCAAAACAAGGGCGTAGAAAACATCCACAACTCCATTAACGCCTTGCAACAAGATGTGCAGGATAATTTGACTATCGCTAACCATTCTTTACAAGTCAGCACTAAGATTGATGGGATCTCCCAAGATATTTTAGAAGATGTGAGCAAGAAGAAATTTTGA
- the rplM gene encoding 50S ribosomal protein L13 has product MTKTAKVNDIVRDWVVLDAKDKVFGRLITEIAVLLRGKHRPFYTPNVDCGDFVVVINANKVKFSGMKLEDKEYFTHSGYFGSTKSKTLQEMLEKTPEKLYHLAVRGMLPKTKLGKAMIKKLKVYRDDKHPHTAQTSKKDAK; this is encoded by the coding sequence ATGACAAAGACTGCTAAAGTCAATGACATCGTTCGTGATTGGGTCGTTTTAGACGCTAAAGACAAAGTTTTTGGCCGCTTGATCACTGAAATCGCTGTGCTTTTAAGAGGCAAACACCGCCCTTTTTACACCCCTAATGTGGATTGTGGGGATTTTGTGGTGGTTATCAACGCTAATAAGGTTAAATTTTCAGGCATGAAATTAGAGGATAAAGAGTATTTTACCCATTCAGGCTATTTTGGCAGCACTAAGAGCAAGACTCTCCAAGAAATGCTAGAAAAAACCCCCGAAAAGCTCTACCACTTAGCCGTTAGGGGCATGCTCCCTAAAACGAAATTAGGGAAAGCGATGATTAAAAAACTCAAAGTTTATCGTGATGATAAGCACCCTCACACCGCACAAACTAGCAAAAAGGACGCTAAATGA
- the rpsI gene encoding 30S ribosomal protein S9, with the protein MRKIYATGKRKTAIAKVWLTPGKGGLSINEQSLNQWLGGHEAIKMKVMQPLLLTKQEQSVDIKAVVFGGGYSAQAEALRHGISKALNAYDIAFRAILKPKGLLTRDSRVVERKKYGKRKARRSPQFSKR; encoded by the coding sequence ATGAGAAAAATCTATGCTACCGGTAAAAGAAAAACCGCTATCGCTAAAGTGTGGCTCACTCCGGGTAAAGGCGGATTGAGTATCAATGAACAAAGCCTGAATCAATGGTTAGGCGGGCATGAAGCCATTAAAATGAAAGTCATGCAACCTTTACTTTTAACCAAACAAGAACAATCTGTGGATATTAAAGCGGTGGTTTTTGGTGGGGGCTATTCAGCGCAAGCGGAAGCCTTAAGGCATGGCATTTCTAAGGCTTTGAACGCTTATGATATTGCTTTTAGAGCCATTTTAAAACCTAAGGGCTTGCTCACTAGGGATTCAAGGGTGGTTGAACGCAAAAAATATGGTAAAAGAAAGGCCAGAAGAAGCCCGCAATTCTCTAAAAGGTAA
- a CDS encoding DUF5408 family protein gives MQKEQEALEIAKKAVKIVFFLGLVVVLLMMINLYMLINQINASAQMSHQIKKIEERLNQEQK, from the coding sequence ATGCAAAAAGAACAAGAAGCCCTAGAAATCGCTAAAAAAGCCGTTAAAATCGTGTTTTTTTTAGGGCTTGTGGTGGTGCTTTTGATGATGATAAACCTTTACATGCTCATCAATCAAATCAATGCGAGCGCTCAAATGAGCCACCAAATCAAAAAGATAGAAGAAAGGCTTAATCAGGAGCAAAAATAA
- a CDS encoding dentin sialophosphopreproprotein, translating to MKAIKILFIMTLSLNAISVNRALFDLKDSQLKGELTPKIVNFGGYKSSTKEWGASALNYINAANGDAKKFSALVEKMRFNSGILGNFRAHARLRQALKLQKNLKYCLKIIARDSFYSYRTGIYIPLGISLKDQKTAQKMLADLSVVGAYLKKQQENEKAQSPYYRSNNYYNSYYSPYYGMYGMYGMGMYGMYGMGMYDFYDFYDGMYGFYPNMFFMMQVQDYLMLENYMYAIDQEEILDHDDSLNQLDTPTDDDRDDKDDKSLQQANLMSFYRDPKFSKGIQTNRLNSALVNLDNSRMLKDNSLFHTKAMPTKSVDAITSQAKELNHLVGQIKGMKQDGASPSKIDSVVNKAMEVRDKLDNNLNQLDNDLKDQKGLSSEQQAQVDKALDSVQQLSHSSDVVGNYLDGSLKIDGDDRDDLNDAMNNPMQQPVQQTPINNMDNTRANDSKDQGGNALINPNNTTNDDHNDDHMDTNTTDTGNANDTPTDDKDASGNNTGDMNNTDTGNTDTGNTDTGNTDDMSNMNNGNDDAGNANDDMNNANDMGDDMNNANDMNDDMGNGNDDMGDMGDMNDDMGGDMGN from the coding sequence ATGAAAGCTATAAAAATACTTTTTATAATGACACTCAGTTTGAACGCTATCAGCGTGAATAGGGCGTTGTTTGATTTAAAAGATTCGCAATTAAAAGGGGAATTAACGCCAAAAATAGTGAATTTTGGGGGTTATAAAAGCAGCACCAAAGAGTGGGGAGCTAGCGCTTTAAACTATATCAATGCGGCTAATGGCGATGCGAAAAAATTCAGTGCGTTAGTGGAAAAAATGCGTTTTAACTCCGGTATCTTGGGGAATTTTAGAGCGCATGCGCGTTTGAGGCAAGCCCTAAAATTGCAAAAGAATTTGAAATATTGCCTTAAAATCATCGCTAGGGATTCTTTTTATAGTTACCGCACCGGTATTTATATCCCCTTAGGCATTTCTTTAAAAGATCAAAAAACGGCTCAAAAAATGCTCGCTGATTTGAGCGTGGTAGGGGCGTATCTTAAAAAACAACAAGAGAATGAAAAGGCTCAAAGCCCTTATTACAGGAGCAACAACTATTACAACTCTTACTATAGCCCTTATTATGGCATGTATGGCATGTATGGAATGGGAATGTATGGTATGTATGGTATGGGCATGTATGATTTTTATGACTTTTATGATGGCATGTATGGATTCTACCCTAACATGTTTTTCATGATGCAAGTTCAAGATTACTTGATGTTAGAAAATTATATGTATGCGATCGATCAAGAAGAGATTTTAGACCATGACGATTCTCTTAATCAACTTGATACGCCTACTGATGATGACAGAGATGATAAGGATGATAAATCCTTACAGCAGGCTAATCTCATGAGTTTTTATCGTGATCCTAAATTCAGCAAAGGCATTCAAACCAACCGCTTGAATAGCGCTTTAGTCAATTTAGACAACAGCCGCATGCTCAAAGACAATTCGCTTTTCCACACTAAAGCCATGCCCACTAAAAGCGTGGATGCGATAACTTCTCAAGCCAAAGAGCTTAACCATTTAGTGGGGCAAATCAAAGGAATGAAGCAAGACGGGGCGAGCCCTAGTAAGATTGATTCAGTGGTCAATAAAGCTATGGAAGTGAGGGATAAATTAGACAACAACCTCAACCAATTAGACAATGACTTAAAAGATCAAAAAGGGCTTTCAAGCGAGCAACAAGCTCAAGTGGATAAAGCCCTAGACAGCGTGCAACAATTAAGCCATAGCAGCGATGTGGTGGGGAATTATTTAGACGGGAGTTTGAAAATTGATGGCGATGACAGAGACGATTTGAATGATGCGATGAATAACCCTATGCAACAACCTGTGCAACAAACGCCTATTAACAACATGGACAACACCCGTGCAAATGACAGCAAAGATCAAGGGGGTAACGCGCTCATAAACCCTAACAACACCACCAACGATGATCACAACGATGATCACATGGACACTAACACCACTGACACCGGCAACGCAAACGACACCCCCACTGATGATAAAGATGCTAGCGGCAACAATACCGGCGATATGAATAACACCGATACCGGCAATACGGACACTGGTAACACCGATACCGGTAACACTGATGATATGAGCAACATGAACAACGGCAACGATGATGCGGGTAACGCTAATGATGACATGAACAACGCCAACGACATGGGCGATGACATGAACAACGCCAACGACATGAACGATGACATGGGTAATGGCAACGATGACATGGGCGATATGGGGGACATGAACGACGACATGGGTGGCGATATGGGGAATTGA
- the prfA gene encoding peptide chain release factor 1: MSILAEKLSSILKRYDELTALLSSTEVVSDIKKLTELSKEQSSIEEISIASKEYLSVLENIKENKELLEDKELSELAKEELKILEIQKSDLEIAIKQLLIPKDPNDDKNIYLELRAGTGGDEAGIFVGDLFKAYCRYADLKKWKVEVVSSSENSVGGYKEIIVLIKGKGVYSRLKFEAGTHRVQRVPETESQGRIHTSAITVAIMPEVDDVEVTLNPGDLKIEVFRAGGHGGQCVNTTDSAVRITHLPTNISVSMQDEKSQHKNKDKALKILKARLYEKQIEEQQLANAKDRKEQVGSGDRSERIRTYNYPQNRLSEHRINLTLYSLEEIMLSGNLDEVINPLIAHAQSQFE, encoded by the coding sequence ATGTCTATTCTAGCCGAAAAGCTTTCTTCCATTCTCAAACGATACGACGAACTCACAGCGTTGCTTTCCAGCACTGAAGTGGTTAGCGACATTAAAAAACTCACCGAATTGAGCAAAGAGCAAAGCTCCATTGAAGAAATCTCTATAGCGAGTAAGGAGTATTTGAGCGTTTTAGAGAATATCAAAGAAAATAAAGAGCTTTTAGAAGACAAGGAATTGAGCGAACTGGCTAAAGAAGAGTTAAAAATTTTAGAAATCCAAAAAAGCGATCTAGAAATTGCCATTAAGCAACTCCTTATCCCCAAAGACCCTAACGACGATAAAAACATTTATTTAGAGTTAAGAGCCGGCACGGGGGGCGATGAAGCGGGCATTTTTGTAGGGGATTTGTTTAAGGCGTATTGCCGTTATGCGGATTTGAAAAAATGGAAAGTAGAGGTAGTGAGCTCTAGCGAAAACAGCGTGGGGGGCTATAAAGAAATCATTGTTTTGATTAAGGGCAAGGGCGTGTATTCAAGGCTCAAATTTGAAGCAGGCACGCATCGAGTCCAAAGAGTCCCTGAGACAGAATCTCAAGGGCGCATCCACACTTCCGCTATCACAGTAGCGATCATGCCTGAAGTGGATGATGTGGAAGTTACTCTCAACCCTGGCGATTTAAAGATTGAAGTGTTTCGCGCTGGTGGGCATGGGGGGCAATGCGTCAATACTACAGACTCTGCGGTGCGCATCACGCACCTCCCCACTAATATCAGCGTGAGCATGCAAGATGAAAAATCCCAGCATAAAAACAAGGACAAAGCCCTAAAAATCTTAAAAGCGCGCCTTTATGAAAAACAAATTGAAGAGCAACAGCTCGCTAACGCTAAAGACCGAAAGGAGCAAGTGGGTAGTGGGGACAGGAGTGAAAGGATCCGCACTTATAATTACCCGCAAAACCGCTTGAGCGAACATAGAATCAATTTAACTCTGTATAGTTTAGAAGAAATCATGCTTTCAGGGAATTTAGATGAAGTGATTAACCCTTTAATCGCCCACGCCCAAAGCCAGTTTGAATGA
- the rpsT gene encoding 30S ribosomal protein S20: MANHKSAEKRIRQTIKRTERNRFYKTKIKNIIKAVREAVAVNDVAKAQERLKIANKELHKFVSKGILKKNTASRKVSRLNASVKKIALA, encoded by the coding sequence ATGGCAAATCATAAGTCCGCAGAAAAGCGAATCAGACAGACCATTAAAAGAACCGAGCGCAACAGGTTCTATAAAACTAAAATTAAAAATATCATTAAGGCCGTGCGTGAAGCGGTCGCTGTCAATGATGTAGCAAAAGCTCAAGAGCGTTTGAAGATCGCTAATAAAGAGTTGCATAAATTTGTCAGCAAGGGGATTTTAAAGAAAAACACCGCTTCTAGAAAAGTTTCAAGGCTTAACGCTTCAGTGAAAAAAATCGCTCTCGCTTAG